Sequence from the Spartinivicinus marinus genome:
ATTCAATCGGCTGATAACCGAGAAGATCAACTTATTGCAATTAATGAAACTCATGCGTTAATTGCCAAGTGGCAGCAAGTACGCCAACAGCCGTTTGTTTATGATGTGACTGCAAATGGCTTTACCCATTCACCAGCCTATAGGGCAGAGGCAACGGCACCTGAACCGGTATCTGCTCGTGAAGAATTATTGGCTCAGTGTTATGCCGGTAATGACTCCCAACAGGCTCAGGATTTGGCTGCGACTAATGAGGTAGTGATAGATGAGCGTATCAAAGCCCTCGCAAAACAACTAAATCACTCACCTAAACAAATACTGGAATATGTCACTAACCAGGTTGAGTTTGAGCCACGCCCCGGCATCACCAAAGATGCACCCACCACCTTATTAGCAGAGAAGGGTAATGCAATGGAGCATGCTACTTTGCTCATTGCCTTATTGCGTGCATCGGGTTATCCCGCCCGCTATGTCAAAGGGGAAATCTTTTTAGAAGCCTCTAAAGCCCATACTGGCTGGTTGAAAATGGCGACCTTGCAGGGTGCTAAACAGCTATTGAATACCATGACCTTGTATACAGATGAAGGCGAAACATTTTATCTAACTCGCAGTATAGCCATGAGCCATGTGTGGGTTGAAACCTGCCTTCCTTATGGTAAAGACCGTGGCCAATCAGAAACAGCCGACAGTTACCGCTGGTTAGCGCTGGATAGTAGCTTTAAATACCGCAAGTATATTCCAGCGACTAAAAAACATGAGGTGAAGTTTGATTTTGAGCAATATGTCTCTAAACGCACTATAAAAACCCCGCTGGAATATTATCAAGAGGCGGTATTAACCCAGGTACGGGCAGAAGAGCCTAATATTACGCTGGATCAGGTGATGGATCGTTGGGAATTAATGCCTTTAAAACTGGAAGCGTTACCAACCACCTTGCCTTATAAAGTGAAACGTTTTACTCAATGGCAAGGCACTAACCAGTCAGCCATTGCAGCAATACCGGATGCCTATCGACTAAAGCTAAAAGTGTCGTTAAACGATACCCACCTTGCAACGGTTAATTTAATTGATATGGCTCGTAGCCGGCTTACCTTGAACTTTGCAGGTGTAGGTGCAGCAACACAACAACGGTTGGATAACTGGCGGGCGGGTAAAAGTGAGGCATTAGCATGCCCCACCCAGTTAACTGTCAAACCGGTGTTGAATGTATATGGCAAGCCCATCACCCTGATTAATCAGCCACAACTCAATTTATGTGAGGGTGACAATTTTACCTACGCCAAAATAACCCTGGAAAATCTATCGAAAGACGGGGTGTTTGCGTCGGATGAATTTGATGGTATTACCTTACTTGATGTGTATGCCCTGCAGGGATATGCCCGGCAAGCGTCTGATAAAATGCTGCAAGTGCGGGTTAAAAACCTGTTAAGCAATATTTTTCAATACCAGTCGGCACCTTGGAAACATACCGATGCGGTATTAGGTGACTTTTTGGATGTCGTGCTATTGAAGTACATGCACTATGTAGAAAAGGAAGGCGAAGCTATCGCTGCCCTGGCCAACGGCTTAAATAACGGCCAGTACCATATGGCACTGACTCGAACCAGAGCCGATATTAAGTACCTATTTGATCTGCCTTACGCCATTAATTCAGATAATTTTATTATTGACGCGCCAGGTATGGTATCAAGCCCCATTGATAACCAATTTGGCCAGTTCGATAAAAATATTTTTTATACAGTGGGTGCAGCCAGCTCATTTTATGAGAGTTATATCTGGCAGGAAACCATTTTAAGGGAAACCTTAAGTACGGTGAGTGCGTTGCAGTATTCAACTGATACAGGTAATCCAGTTGCTGTTGTGAGCAAAACTGAAGAGTTAGATAAACTTATTTTTTGTGAATATTGTGGGGTACAAAGTATTACATGTGACCCTTACCCTAATTGCCCAATTGTTATATGGTGGGATCCAAGTTCATGTAGGAATGTTATCAATAGTTCTAAAGTAGAGTGTAATGCTTGTGTAACAAAAACTAGTAAACCGTGTTATAAATACTATCATCAAAATTATTTTAAAGATCAATTAAATCGAGCAGGTAACACCTTTTATGCAACTGCAAAACCAGTTGATTACAAAGGTTTTTATGGTGCTGCATTTGCTAGGTTAAGTTCAAAAGAGGCTCAATTTGCCATTGGCCCATACGACGGGGGCTATACCCTAAGACCACCTTCACCACCACCGCGTCCACCCAGCTGGAATGTCAATGTTAACTGGAATATTAATCGTTATAACCCGGACTCTGGCTTTGGTTTAAATGCAGTCACGATTTTAGCCTCCAGTTTGAGTGTCAATAATAATTATGGGGTTGAGTCTGCGCTTAATACGTTTAATAAAGCCCTGGATATTTTGCATACAGTTAATTCTGTTGTGTCGCTAGGGGGTAATGTGTTATCCACCTGGGCGGGCGACCCAGTGAATATGGTGACAGGGAATATGTATCACCATGAAACTGATCTGAACTTACCTGCCCGTGGTATGCCGGTGGTGTTCAAGCGTTCTTATAATAGCCTGGCACGGGAAGATGGTCCCTTGGGCTATGGCTGGACCCACAGTTTTAATCACTATTTATTATTTTTAGATGATGATGCCAATGGCAAAGTTGATACCATTGTTTGGTCTGATGGTATGGACGGTAAGAAATTTATTAAAGTACCAACAACAGCGTTTAGGTCTGATGGAACCATTGAATTAGCATCCGGTGTAGCTGGTATACCTGATGGGTTTTATTTTACCTTCACTCGCCAGAAAAATAGGGAAAATGAGTATTTTGTTTTAACCGAGAAAAGCGGCCTGGCTTACCACTTTAGCAATGTACCGGGTAAAGCAGGTGAGGTAGCCCAACTGGTAGCGATTGTTGACCGTCATGGCAACAAACTCTCCTTACAATACAAGGATAATCGTTTAAGTACGGTGACTGACCCTGATGGACGACAGCTCACGTTTACTTATAACAATCAAAAACGTTTATCGGTATTGAAGGATTGGACAGGTAATGAATATCGCTACCAATACAATGATGAAACCGGGGAGTTAACCGCTTATTACAACCCGTTAAGTGGAGATGAGCCAGCCACAACTTATACCTATTATGGCAAAGAAGACGGCCCTTATTTGCACCATGCCATGAAGTCATTTGCTTATGCCAATGGCTATCAAATGACGTTTGAATATTATGCCAATGGTAAGGTTTCTCGCCATTATAATGCAGTAGGTAATACTGCCCATTTTGCCTATAACCCTTTCCGTCGTGAATCGGTATTTACCAATGAACGAGGGCACACAGAACATTATTTTTTCAATAAAGAGGGGATGCGAATAAAAACCATTGATCACAATGGTGGGGTGCATGAGTATAAATACGAAAACCCGAATAACCCGTATTTAATGACGCATTATTATAATCCAATGGGGTATTTAACGCGGTATGAATACGACGGGCAAGGCAATAACGCCAAAACGATATTGCCTTCTGAGGCTATTGTCGAAAACTTTGATCATAATGAGTTTGGTCAGCCAGGCTTAGTGAAAAACGCGGCAGGGCATTACCAACGGCATGTTTATGATCAACACGGTAATTTAACGGATTTAGTCACCTTTAAATCCTCCGCAGCCAGTTTAGTCCATAACACCCCATTTAGCCCAGAATCCCCAGGTGCCTATAGCAGTCATATTTTGAGTTGGAGCCGTAATGTTTATTATCCCAATGGCACCTTAAAAATCAGCCGACAGGTGCGTGATTTTACCCATCCTGATAGTGGTCCATACAGCGTGTACCAGTATGAAGACAAGGTAAATAAAGTCACAGGGGCTTACCCAGTCACTGTTCAGCACTTTGGGGACAAAAATGGTGATGGTGTCATTGCTGATGATGAATTTGATGGCCCCTTTACCCTGGAATACGACAAACGCGGCAAATTAATTAAAGGCTACGATGAGTCTTACTATCCGCTGCACAGTGAATACAACCAAATTGGCCAATTAGCCCGCAGTAAAGATCGTTTTGGTAACTGGTGGTATTACAGCTATGACAAAAGTGGCTTGCCACTGGGTAATAGCTTAATGCTGTTGGATGGGCAAAGTAGTCAGCCAAATGTTGCTGATCAAACGGTACACCAATACAACAAAGCTAACCGTTTATTAGCAACTTATAACCATGCCGGTGCCACAGTACACTATGAACATGATGCCACTGGCAACATTGTCAAAAGCACTAACCCAGACGGCTACAGTGTGCATTATGAATATGATGCCAGTAACCGCTTAATTAAAACCATAGACCCTAGTGGCCGTGTATCAGAAAGTCGTTATGATCTGCTTAACCGAGTGTTGTGGGAAAAACAAGCAGATGGAGTAACAACCCATTATGCCTATTACGGCGCTGAACAAAATGGTCTGTTAAAAACCATTACTCGCCCTAACTACGCACTAAAAGACAAGAGTAATAATGTACTACCTTTACGGGATACTCACTTTGAATACGACACATTAGGCCAGGTCATTAAAGTCACGGATAGTGCCGGGCGCACTACCCTGACCGATTATGATGAGCTGGGTAGGGTAGTCAGGGTTGTTCAACCAGTCTATGAAGATGATCTATTAAAACAGGTCAGACCAGTGACTCATCATCATTACGATAGTTTAGGCCGTTTGATTGCCGTTTATGCGGGGCATACGAACGCTGCTGCTGATCGTTCACAGGATAACGTCAAATTACAAATGACGTATACCTATGATGACTTTGGACGAATGTTGTCAAAAACCGATGCATTAAATAATACCTGGCGCTATAGCTACAACGAGCGAGGACAAATACAAACCAGTACTGATGCGAAAGGACAGCAAAGCACTTATAGCTATTATCCATCGGGCTTGCTCAAGTCAGAAGAACATCAGTCAGTGGAAGACGACAGTTTATCAACCGTTGCTAATTATCAATACGATAAGCAAGGGCAACTGCAATCTGTCTCTTCAAATAATGAGTCTTATGCTTTTGCATACGATGAGCAGCACCGTTTGAAGGTGAAGGTCAATAACCAAAGTGCGAAAAAAGGGATTCAGTACTTTTACTCCCCTGGCGGCAAGCTGTTAAAACACATCAATGTTGATAATGTGGCTGTTCACTACGCTTATGATGATGCGGGGCGTTTAACGGGTATTCAAGGCACACGGGCTGACTCCATCCAGTATGTTTATGAAACCTCAGGCCGCTTGAAATACGCGCTTTATCCCAATGGGATAAAAACACAATATGCCTATAACCGTGATGGCTCAATCAACCGTATTTACTTCAAGCGACAGCAGGCAGATAAACCTGAAAAAATAATAAGCCAGCTGATTTATGAATATGATGAACACGGTCAGTTAACCAGAAAAACCCATCAAATACCGAATAACAAAACTATTACTGACTTTTACAGTTATGACGGTTTGGGGCGTTTAGTTAAGGTAGAAGGCACTGATAATAAACTTAAAAATCAGTTGAGCTATGACCCGTTTGGTAATCGACGGTATTTTGCAACTGCGAAAGAAAAGCACGTCTAT
This genomic interval carries:
- a CDS encoding RHS repeat-associated core domain-containing protein, with product MKRSSRTLLHSMAFSLSLLTLNLSAIENTVPIPSEAYLPVLNSFTREDNLAELQAAIDQQLEATTKTLVETKNNLENNGGLTGRIRRLFDSSPTSSLDSELTQWQSLQTTWQQQFQPTVSGARGSHAVAADNEEQVTFNQQVSERYQQLIKQLQQIQSADNREDQLIAINETHALIAKWQQVRQQPFVYDVTANGFTHSPAYRAEATAPEPVSAREELLAQCYAGNDSQQAQDLAATNEVVIDERIKALAKQLNHSPKQILEYVTNQVEFEPRPGITKDAPTTLLAEKGNAMEHATLLIALLRASGYPARYVKGEIFLEASKAHTGWLKMATLQGAKQLLNTMTLYTDEGETFYLTRSIAMSHVWVETCLPYGKDRGQSETADSYRWLALDSSFKYRKYIPATKKHEVKFDFEQYVSKRTIKTPLEYYQEAVLTQVRAEEPNITLDQVMDRWELMPLKLEALPTTLPYKVKRFTQWQGTNQSAIAAIPDAYRLKLKVSLNDTHLATVNLIDMARSRLTLNFAGVGAATQQRLDNWRAGKSEALACPTQLTVKPVLNVYGKPITLINQPQLNLCEGDNFTYAKITLENLSKDGVFASDEFDGITLLDVYALQGYARQASDKMLQVRVKNLLSNIFQYQSAPWKHTDAVLGDFLDVVLLKYMHYVEKEGEAIAALANGLNNGQYHMALTRTRADIKYLFDLPYAINSDNFIIDAPGMVSSPIDNQFGQFDKNIFYTVGAASSFYESYIWQETILRETLSTVSALQYSTDTGNPVAVVSKTEELDKLIFCEYCGVQSITCDPYPNCPIVIWWDPSSCRNVINSSKVECNACVTKTSKPCYKYYHQNYFKDQLNRAGNTFYATAKPVDYKGFYGAAFARLSSKEAQFAIGPYDGGYTLRPPSPPPRPPSWNVNVNWNINRYNPDSGFGLNAVTILASSLSVNNNYGVESALNTFNKALDILHTVNSVVSLGGNVLSTWAGDPVNMVTGNMYHHETDLNLPARGMPVVFKRSYNSLAREDGPLGYGWTHSFNHYLLFLDDDANGKVDTIVWSDGMDGKKFIKVPTTAFRSDGTIELASGVAGIPDGFYFTFTRQKNRENEYFVLTEKSGLAYHFSNVPGKAGEVAQLVAIVDRHGNKLSLQYKDNRLSTVTDPDGRQLTFTYNNQKRLSVLKDWTGNEYRYQYNDETGELTAYYNPLSGDEPATTYTYYGKEDGPYLHHAMKSFAYANGYQMTFEYYANGKVSRHYNAVGNTAHFAYNPFRRESVFTNERGHTEHYFFNKEGMRIKTIDHNGGVHEYKYENPNNPYLMTHYYNPMGYLTRYEYDGQGNNAKTILPSEAIVENFDHNEFGQPGLVKNAAGHYQRHVYDQHGNLTDLVTFKSSAASLVHNTPFSPESPGAYSSHILSWSRNVYYPNGTLKISRQVRDFTHPDSGPYSVYQYEDKVNKVTGAYPVTVQHFGDKNGDGVIADDEFDGPFTLEYDKRGKLIKGYDESYYPLHSEYNQIGQLARSKDRFGNWWYYSYDKSGLPLGNSLMLLDGQSSQPNVADQTVHQYNKANRLLATYNHAGATVHYEHDATGNIVKSTNPDGYSVHYEYDASNRLIKTIDPSGRVSESRYDLLNRVLWEKQADGVTTHYAYYGAEQNGLLKTITRPNYALKDKSNNVLPLRDTHFEYDTLGQVIKVTDSAGRTTLTDYDELGRVVRVVQPVYEDDLLKQVRPVTHHHYDSLGRLIAVYAGHTNAAADRSQDNVKLQMTYTYDDFGRMLSKTDALNNTWRYSYNERGQIQTSTDAKGQQSTYSYYPSGLLKSEEHQSVEDDSLSTVANYQYDKQGQLQSVSSNNESYAFAYDEQHRLKVKVNNQSAKKGIQYFYSPGGKLLKHINVDNVAVHYAYDDAGRLTGIQGTRADSIQYVYETSGRLKYALYPNGIKTQYAYNRDGSINRIYFKRQQADKPEKIISQLIYEYDEHGQLTRKTHQIPNNKTITDFYSYDGLGRLVKVEGTDNKLKNQLSYDPFGNRRYFATAKEKHVYTHNVLHQVLKMHKGSTDGELIRQFAYDKNGNLIEKKYGEKRLTFTYNTLDQLVKASFEGQWLAHYLYDYAGQRVTRVVPTTSERGYDVDRYFYSGGQIHGVYNQAWQPKGFYAYAGLDQPEMRISANNTHFLHQDALGSVVAYTDVKGELDSWAAYEPWGDIHKESDPVNSIFGFAGREPENTGLIYFRNRYYDPEIGRFTQADPMGFVDGANRYAYVMNNPVMNVDPWGTWTKGAATNMTGWDYYGSSAKLINQARANISKNASTYFWSEEWAYSKSKGPYPENTNKCNLFVHDVLKESGVNMSNVNGGVLFNWFGIGRPKYPILAGQWADENYKIKKWKVVTNAQPGDVVAIAKDYWDATGHVGIVYRTKDGKLETMSATANKIISSEFGFRKKENAVFRRYIGNEN